Part of the Paludisphaera borealis genome, CAGGCGGCGTTGGCCCTCGGCGCGACGAAGTGGCAGGTCGTCAGCGGGCACGTGCTCCCCATGGCCCTGCCGGGGATCATGACCGGGACGATCCTCGGCCTGTCGCGGGCCGTGGGCGAGACCGCCCCGCTTTTGATGGTCGGCGCGGCGGGCTCGATCCTCCGGCTGCCCCGGGGGCCGCTCGACCGCTATACAGCGCTGCCGGTCGAGATTTACAATTACGCCAAGGAGCCCAATCGTCAGTTTCAGACGATCGCGGCCGGCGGCATCTTGATTCTGTTGGTTTTGCTGCTATCCATGAATGCGGCGGCGATCCTGATCCGCAACCGGTTTCGACGCTACCGCTGAACCGGCCGCCGCTTCCTCTAATCCCCCAGCGACTCGCTTATGAGCCTTTCCGAGCCCCGTCTGGAACAACGCCCGGCCGACCTCTCCAAGGCCGCCCCCGCCTCCGCGCCCGGCCTCGACCCCGTGGTCCTCTCGACGCGCGACCTTCAGGTCTGGTACGGCTCCTCGCTGGCCCTCAAGCAGATCTCGATCGACATCCCCCGCAACAAGATCACGGCCTTGATCGGGCCGTCCGGCTGTGGCAAGAGCACGCTCCTGCGGTGCTTCAACCGGATGAACGACCTGATCAACGGTGCCCGAATGGCAGGCGACATCCGGTTCGACGGCGACCTGATCTCGGGTCCGGGGATCGACGCGGTGTCGCTCCGCCGCCGGATCGGCATGGTCTTCCAGAAGCCCAACCCGTTCCCCAAGAGCATTTACAACAACATCGCCTGGGGAGCGCGGATCAACGGCTACCGCGGCGACATGGACGAGCTGGTCGAGCGCTCGCTCCGCCGCGCCGCCCTCTGGGAAGAGGTCAAGAACAAGATCCATCGCTCGGGCATGGAACTCTCGGGAGGCCAGCAGCAACGGCTCTGCATCGCCCGGACGCTGGCCGTCGAGCCCGAGGTCATCCTGATGGACGAGCCCTGCTCCGCCCTCGACCCGATCTCAACGGCGCGCGTCGAGGACCTGATGGACGACCTCAAGACCGACTACACGATCGTCATCGTCACCCACAACATGCAGCAGGCCCGCCGCGTCAGCGACCTGACCGCCTGCCTGATGCTCGACGAGACGGCCGTCGACGGCCACCGCACCGGCATCCTCGCCGAATTCAGCCCGACCGACCTGCTGTTCACCAACCCCAAGGACAAGCGGACCGAGGCCTACATCACCGGCCGCATCGGCTGACCCGCGCTCGCGATCGGCCCGCGGGAATCGGCGTCCTCGGCCGAATCCGTCTCGAAACCGGAACCTAGACTCTGTTAGTCTCTTGATTGAGTCGTTCGACCCGAACGCGACGAATCTCGATCGGAGTTCGGGCCCCGAGCCTCGCCGGGCCGAGCCGGCGCGCGTCGACCGGACTTTCGGCTCGTTTTCCGCACCCAGGGGCGCACATGGTGATTTCCGACTATTTCGCAAAAACTTACATCATCAATCTTCCCGCGCGATCGGACCGCCGGCGCGAGACGAACGCCATGTTGAAGCGGGTCGGCCTGGCGACGGGAAGCGGGGGGATCGAGTACTTCCCCGCCACCCGGCCGGATTCGGCCGGCGATTTCGCGAGCATCGGCACGCGAGGCTGCTTCCTGAGCCATCTCGGAGCCCTTAAAAAGGCCCGCGACGAGGGGGCCGCCAACGTCTTGCTCATGGAAGACGATCTTGAGATCGATCCGAAGTTCTCCAACCTGACCGACGCGTTCGTCTCGACCCTGCGAAAGGAACCCTGGGGGTTCGTCTACTTCGGTCATCGGCTCACGGACGTGCCGCCGTCGCCCGGTGGCGAGCTTCTCATTCCCTATCGAGGACCGATCGTCACGGCCCATTTCGTGGGGATCAACGGAACGGTGCTGCCGCGCCTGATCGACTTCCTCGACACGGTGCTCGGGCGGCCCGGCGGGCACCCCGACGGCGGCCCCATGCACGTGGACGGCGCGTACAGCACCTTCCGCCAGCAGAATCCGGACGTCCTCACGTTGGTCGCGCAGCCCAGCCTGGGTTGGCAGCGCAGCTCCAAGAGCGACATCACCACGGCATGGTTCGACTCCGTCCCTGGGCTCAACGTCCTGTCGGGACTCGCGAGGATCATGAAAGGCAAGGGCCGCAAATTGGACGCAACGAAGTAATAAAATAAGTCGAGCACAACCATCCCACGACCGCGAGCCCGACGAGGCGTCTCCATGAAGGGGGGCCCTGACTGATGACCGACTGGCGCAACGCCGTCGACTCCTGGATCGACTCGCACGCCGACGAACTGCGATCCCTTCGACGCCATCTCCATTCCCACCCCGAACCGAGTCGCGAAGAGTTCCAGACGATCCGGTTCCTCGCCTCCCGCCTCGAAGCCGAGGGAGTCCCCTACGAGTTGACCCCCTCGCGGCGCGGAATCCTCGCCGGCGCGCTGGAGGCCGACGGCCGCCCCCTGGCCGCCTTCCGGGCCGACGTCGACGCCCTCCGGATCACCGACGCCAAGGACGTCGAATATCGATCGCGTCAGGACGGCGTCATGCACGCCTGCGGCCACGACGCTCACGCCACGATGGCCCTCGGCGCGACGCTGGCGCTCTGGCGGTGCCGCGAAATCCTCCCGAGTCCGCTGGCGTGGCGCGCCCTGTTCCAGCCCGCCGAGGAGGTCGGCGAGGGCGCTTTCGAGATGGTCGCCGCCGGCGCGATGGAAGGCGTCGGGGCGATCCTGGCGCTGCACGTCGATCCGGAGCGGCCGACCGGCCGGGTCGGCTATCGGGTCGGGCCGCTGACCGCCTTCTGCCACGAGCTACAGGTCACGATCCGGGGCGCCGGCGGGCACGCGGCGCGGCCGCACCAGGCGTGCGATCCGATCATCGCGGCCTCGCAGTTCGTCTCGTCCGTCTACCAGCTCGTGCCAAGGTCGGTCGACGCGCGCGATCCGACCGTCGTGACGTTCGGCAGCATCCAGGGGGGGACGAGCGGCAACGTCGTCCCCGAGGAAGTCGTGCTCAGGGGAACGATCCGCACCCTCTCGCGCGCCTCGTCCCAGCGCGTCGCCGAGCGCATCCAGCAGATCGCCGAAGGGGTCGCGACCGCCACCGAGACGAGCTTCGCGGTGAGCCTCGGCAACAGCACCGACGGCGTCGTCAACGACCCCGGCGTGACCGGAACCTGCCTCCGCGCCGCCGGGGAGGTCCTCGGTCCGGCGAACCTGGAGGAGATCCCCCTGCCGAGCATGGGAGGCGAGGATTTCGCGGGATACCTGACGCAGGCCCCCGGCTGCCTCTTGAGACTGGGCGTCGCCGAAGAGGGGAAAACCCGGCATCACCTGCACTCGCCGCACTTCGACATTGACGAGCGGGCGCTGACGCTGGGGGCGAAGATCCTGGCTCACGGCGCGATCTTGACGGCCGAAGCGCTTGCCGACGCCTGATCATGAACCGGGGCGTCTTCACGATTTCTTCGCGCAATGTTCACGTTCGGAACATCGGTGCATCTACAATGGAAGCAACATTCGAGCGATCGCCCCGCCAGCCGACACGGATCAAGACTCATGCCCAAGCCGAAGATTCTGATCATCGAGGATGAACGGTCTCTCGTCGAGGTTTTGACCTACAACCTGGAGCGCGAGGGCTACGAGGTTTTCGTGGCCAACGACGGCCAGGAAGGGCTGAGGCAGGCTCAGTTGAAGCTGCCCGACCTGATCGTCCTCGACCTGATGCTGCCGCTGAAGCCGGGCCTGGAGGTCTGCCGCGACCTTCGCGGGGGCGCCCGGACGAAGGACATCCCCATCATCATGGTCACGGCAAGAGCCGAGGAATCCGACGAGCTGGTCGGGTTCGCGACGGGCGCCGACGACTACGTCGCCAAGCCCTACAGCATGAAGGTCCTGATCCAGCGGATCAAGAAGGAGCTGCGACGGAGCCAGTCGCAGGACGAGGCCCCGACCGCCGCCCAGATCGTCAGCCAGGGAGTGGTCATCGACCGCCACAGCCACCGGGCCTTGTATCGCGGTCAGGAACTGCCGCTGACCCCCACCGAGTTCCGCCTGCTCGAAGTCTTGCTCCGCCAGACCGGCCGCGCCTTCACTCGGTACGAGCTGATGGACGCGGCCATCGGCGAGGACGCCATCGTTCTCGAACGGACGATCGACGTCCACATCAAGAGTCTCAGGAAGAAGCTCGGCGAGGCCGGCGAGCTCATCGAAACCGTTCGCGGCGTCGGATATCGGTTTCACGAGCCGCGACTGGTGGAAGCCTGACGTCGGATCGGCCCGCCTCCTCCGCGATCCGAGCCGTCGGCCGCGGACGTTCCAGCCGTCGCTCGGGCACCAGCTCGGCGCGGACGACGGCGATATCGAGCGGCGCCTCGATCCCCAGCCGAACCTGCCCTCCTTCGAGGCGGACGACCGTTACACAGATGTTGTCTCCGATGTACAGCTTTTCCATAAGCTTTCGCGTCAACACGAGCATGGCGTGATCATCCTCCTGGCGCCCCTGGGCCTATCGCCTACCTGGATAGTCGTGGCCTTGAGAGAGCCGTTCTCTGAAGCCGTTCAGGGGTGTCTGCTCAAAACCTAGCTCATGTCTCGCGGGGTTTGAGACTCGCTCATCGAGAATGATCGGGAAATCTCGCCTTCGGCCGGGCCGGCGCTCGGTTTCAAGGCCTTTCTTCGCGTCGCTCGCGGCGTTCCAGGCCGAAAGGGACTGGACGATCGGGCCGCGGGCTCGACAATGAATAGGCGCGGGTCGGCCCTCGATCGGCGGCGGAGACTTGATTTCCGCCCGGCCGCCCCCCTATTTGAAATACGGACGAGTCGAATTCTCGACCGCGGGGCCGGCCGTCGCCGGGCGGCCTGGTCGCAACAACACGCCTGCTCTCTTGAGGGAATGATGTCTGAAGCTCATTCGGCCGTGATCATCATCGGATCGGGTTCCGCCGGACTGACCGCCGCGCTGTACGCGTCGCGCGCCAACCTGGCGCCCCTGGTCTTCGAGGGCAAGGAGCCGGGCGGACAGTTGACCCTGACGACCTCCGTCGACAATTTCCCGGGGTTCCCCGAGGGCGTCGAGGGTCCCGAGTTGATGGAGCTGATGCGGAAGCAGGCCCAGCGGTTCGGGGCCGTGACCAAGTGGGAGACCGTGTTCGAGGTCGACCTCTCGAAGCGGCCGTTCCAGGTCCGCACCACCGACGATCCCAGCGGCGACCCGACGAGCGGCGACGTCCGCACGTACACCGCCGACTCGGTCATCGTCGCCACCGGCGCCTCGGCCCGCTGGCTGGGCCTCGAAGGCCCCTACAAGGGCAACGGCGTCACCACCTGCGCGACCTGCGACGGGGCGCTCTACAAGGGCAAGGAGATCGCCGTGGTCGGCGGCGGCGACTCGGCCGTCGAGGAAGCCACGTTCCTGACCCGATTCTCACCCAAGGTCACGCTGATCCACCGCCGCGAAGACCTCCGCGCGTCCAAGATCATGCAGGATCGGCTCGAAAAGAACCCCAAGATCGAGTACGCGCTCAACTCGGTGGTCGAAGAGATCCTCGGCGAGAAGGACGGCAACCTGTCGGTCCTCAAAGGCGTGCGGCTCCGCTCGACCAAGGACAACTCGAAGCGCGACCTCCCGATCTCCGGCCTGTTCCTGGCCATCGGCCACGTCCCGAATTCGGCCATCTTCAAGAACCAGCTCGCCATGACGCCCGAGGGCTACCTGCTGACGCGCTCGGCGCTCGCCTGGAAGGACGTCGAGGCCCCCGCCGGCCTGCTCGACTCGCTGCCGAACTACGGGACGGCGACGAACATCGAAGGCGTATTCGCCTGCGGCGACGTCGTCGACACCCACTACCGCCAGGCCATCACCGCCGCCGGCTCCGGCTGCGCCGCCGCCATGGACTGCGAAAAGTGGCTGGAAACCCAGGGCGAGTGACGACTCGGCGAATTCAGCAGGATGCGTGCGTCGAGACTTCCGGGTTCCACGGGTCGCTCACACCCCGTGGAACCCGTGTCGATGTGGGCGGCTCATGATCTCGCCGACGCCGCCGATACATCGCTTGCACGTATTCTCCTTTTCGGTGTCAATGACTCCTGGCTTGCGGCGTCCCGGACATGCTCATATTGAAATCGACATAGCCACGGAGCAACGGCATGCGACACGCATCGTTCAAACGCATAATAGGCCATGTCATACGAATGGTTATCTGCATCGCGTTCTGGACGTTGGTCCTTTCAGTCGCGATGTCATTAGGCGATTGCGTGTTAATGCGTATAAAAGATCGCGGCGTCAAGACGTTTGACATGAATACGCCGTTCCGGGAGATGGTCTCCTACAATCAGCTCGAGGCCTTTCGCACGTCTCTGCTCTTTTGCCCATTAATGGCCTATTACGTCATCCCTAAGATACGCAAGGCGCACCGACGAAACGCTTGAGCCCAAACACTCAAACCGAAGCCAACCCGGCCTTGTTGGTGAGCGCTCGGGCGGTGCTGCGCTGCGTTGGAAGATGGGAAAGGGCTGCTCCCTCTTCAATTCCGCACCGCAGGCGAACCGTCCGTTCGCACGCGATCTCAGGCGTCCAGAGCCCGCGGTGCCGGGACGAAGGCCCGGGGGAGCTGCACGGTGAACCGCGTCCCCACACCGGGGCGGCTGGTCACGGTGATCTGGCCGCGCAGCGACGAGACCAGGTGCTTGACGATCGCCAAGCCGAGGCCGGTGCCCCCCAGCTCTCGACTTCGCGCCTTGTCGACGCGGTAGAACCGCTCGAAGATCCTTGGCAGGTCGTCGCGCGGGATGCCGATGCCGGTGTCCGACACCTCCACCACGACGGCCGTGGGCGCCAGCGAGCAGACGAGCTTCACCTCACCGTCTTCGGCCGTGTACTTGATCGCGTTGTCGATCAGGTTGTCGAAGATCTGCCGGATCGCCTCTTCGTCGGCCAGGATCAGGACGTCGCCGTCGAGCGAGCCGGCGTCGAACACGAGCGCCAGGCCGCCGGCCGCGGCGCGATCGCGGTGCGCCTCGACGCACCGCTCGATGACCGGGATGAGGCTGAGCGGGCCGTGCTCGAAGAACGCCTGGCTCGATTCCAGGCGGGCGAGGCTGAGCATGTCGAGGATCAGCACGTTGAGGCGGTCGACCTGCTCGTCGATCCGCTCCAGGAACCGTCGGTTGACGGCGTCGTCGTTGAGGGCCCAGTCGAGCAGGGTTTCGGCGTACGCCTTGATCGACGCCAGCGGCGTCTTCAGTTCGTGCGAGGCGTTGGCGACGAAGTCTTGCCGCATCCGTTCGAGCCGGCGGAGGTCGGTGACGTCGTGGAAGACAAGCACCGCGCCCGAGGGGGGATGGCCCGGCAGCGGCGTGCCGCGAACGGCGAGCACGCGCGCCGGCCCGCGCAACGGGGCGTCGCGCCCCGGCAGCGACAGTTCTCCTTGATAGGCGTTGGGATGAGCCAGCCGGAGCGTCGCCTCGACGGCGTTCTGCACCTGGGGGCTGCGGATCAGCTCGGGCGCCAGGCGGCCCACCGACGTCGCGTCGAGGCCGAACAGCGCGTCGGCGCTGGCGTTGGCGAACAGCAGCCGACGCCGGGCGTCGACGGCGACGACGGCCTCGGCCATCGCTCCCAGCACGACCCGAAGCTGTTGGCGGTCTTCCTCGAACCGCGTGAGCCGCTCGTGAACCTCCAGCGACGAGGCGTTGAAGACCCGGACCAGCTTCCCCAGCGAACCCCCGGGGCGGGCGAGCAACTGCCGGCTCCGCCGCCCCTCGGCCAGCATCTCAAGGCCCCGGGCGATCTCTCCGAGCGTGCGCGCCCGCCGCCAGCCGATCGCGACGACCGCGACCGCCATGGCCGAAATCAGGACCCCCGCCACGTAGAACATCCCCTGACCTCGACACGGGAACACCTGCTCACGCCGACACGGCTTCTCAGTATCGAGTGCGGGTCGGCGAGGGTCAACAGGACGTTCGCGCGGCGAGCGCCGCATTCCGACGAGCGCGTCGAAGCCGCGTCGGCTCAGAGGTCGCCAAGGCGTGAGTCGGGGGGGGCGTCGGCCCGGCGGTCGGCCGGCGATTCCGGAGTGCAGGGCTGCATGAACACGGCGCAGACGACGTCTTCCGCGTGGGTGACCCGGTTGCGGCCGTGGCGTTTCGAGTGGTACATGGCGAGGTCGGCGGCCTCGACGAGGTTCGCCGCGGTCGCGGCCTCTTCGCTCTCGCAGTGACGGAGCGTGGCCACGCCAAAGCTCGCGGTGATCGGCCGGAGGTTCCATTGCCGCTCCTCCAGCGACCGCCGCACGCGGTCGGCCATCGCAATCGCTCCGCTGCGTCCGGTGCCCGGCAGCAGGACGGCGAACTCCTCGCCCCCGTACCGCGCCACCACGTCGTGGTTGCGGGCGCAGTTGAGCACGATCGACGCCACCTCGCGAAGCACCGCGTCGCCCGCCGGATGCCCGTAGCCGTCGTTGAACGCCTTGAAGTGGTCGACGTCGAAGAGCACGATCGACAACGAGAGCTGATGACGCAGCGCGAACGAATACGAGATGTCGAGCGAATCGACCAGGAACCGCCGGTTCCAGAGGCCCGTCAAGTCGTCCATCGACGCGATCCGCTTGAGCTGATGGAGGTCCTCCTCCATCCCGCTCCGGCTGGCTCGCAGCTCGTCGATGGTCGCGTAGGCTTCCTCAAGCTTCGAGCGCAACTGGTGGATCTCGTCCAGCACGGCCGGCGGCGACGCGGAGCCGAGCCGCGCCGAGACCTCCGCAAGGTCGTGCGCCGGCGTCCCCAAAAGAGATGCGTCGCCGTTCACGCCAGGCCCAAGATTTCGCTTCGTTTCCAACGAGACCATGGTTGTTTTCCGACCTCGCCCCAGGTTTCGCTTCGGCGTCGCCCACGGTCCCACCACGTGGACCGCCGCTCCGTGGACGTACCGCGACGCCGTTCGCGACTCAACACGCGCCGGCCTCCGCTCGCCTCGGCCGCGCTCCCTGCTCGGGAGCCGCGTCCGGGTTGAACGATTATGCCGGGGCGTCGTTATGAGAAGCGTAGGCTACATCGAGCGTCGAGCGGCGGATGACTCCCGATCGCGACCTTGATTCGACTTTGTCGATTGCACGCAACAGTCGAGGCGTTCCCGCACGCTTCGATTCAACTCAACTGCTGGCGCTGCGGTAGGAGCGGAGGGCGACGAGGAAGAACCGGCGGCTGACCCAGAGCAGGACGACCGCCGCGACGACGGTCAGGCCGACCATGGCGGGTTCGAGGGCGCGGACCATGACGTTGGCCGGCACGTTGGAGACAAGTAGGATCGGGATGAAGAACGTGAAGAACTGCCCCAGGGGCTCGGCCCAGCGCCCGGAGAAGATCTCGCGGGGGTAGCGGGCGAGGCTGGAGAACAGCCACCACATCTCCATCAGGCTCTGGTTGCGGACCATCCAGACCGAGACCGACGTCAGCAGCAGCATGAAGCTGTAGGCGATCGCCACGCCGCAAGTGAACGTCAGGAAGAAGGCGCCGACCCGGACGGGGTCGAACACCCATCCCGCCTGGACCAGGGCCGTCGCCATGAGGATCGCCCCCATCAGCAGGTTAGGCGCGGAGCCCCAGTCGATCCGTCGGCACGAGACCAGGAATTGCTCGTCGATCGGCTTCAAGAGCAGGAAGTCGAGGTCGCCGGTGCGAACCAGCTCGGCGAACTCGTTGCAGTTTTCGAGGAACAGCGTCTCGATCAGCCCGTTGAGGGCGAAGAAGCAGCCGACGAAGAAGAAGTACTGGGGCTCGGACCAGTCGGCGATGTGACTGGTGCGGGCGAACACGGTCTTATAGAAGGCGATGAGAATCCCCAGCCAGAGCAGCTCGACCGAGACCTTGACCAGGAAGTTGCCGCGAAACGCCAGCTCGCGGGCGAGCGTGTAACGCGCCAGATATCCGATCATGCGCACGTATTTGGAAACCACAGCGACCACGACGTCAGCCTCCGTACGCGCTGTAGCGCTTCAAACCCGCGCGGTAGAGCACCCGCGCCAGGGCCATGAACCCGACGGCCCACAACAGTTCGAGCCCTAGATGAAGGACCAATTGCCAGCCCCGGATCTTGCCGAGGAACACCACGGCCGGAAAATAGGCCATATACTGAAACGGCAGGATCTTGAGCAGGGTCGACCAGGGCTCGGGGAGCAGGTCGAGCGGCAGCATGTGCCCGGAGATGAAGAAGTTGAGCGTCATCACGATGTAGAGCAGCGACGTCACTTCCAGGAACCAGAAGCCGACCATGCCGACGCTGACCTCGAAGAAGAACCCGACCATGAACGAGAGCACCAGCGACACCGCGTAGGCCGCGAGCGTCAGGGCGTCGGGGAAAGCGTCGAAGTAGCCCCGGCAGAGGTAGAACAAAAGCGCGTACGGCAAGAAGGACATCGTGATATAAGCGACCTTGTGCGCGACCCGCGAGGACAGCAGGAACCCCACGAGGTCGAGCGGCTGGATCAAATAGCGCTTGAGCGTCCCTTCGCGGACCTCGCGGGCGATCCCCCCCGCCAGGCCGGGCATGCTCGAAAACATCCGGCTGATGTTGGTGAGCAACAGGTACGCGATCATCTCCCGGTAGTGGAAGCCCCCCAGCTCGACCTGGCCCGAACTCTCGTAGATCGCCTTCCAGAGCAGGATCGTCGTGACGATCGGCAGGAACCGGAGGATGGTCCCGAACAGGAAGTCGCCGCGGTAGGTCATCCGCTCGATCAGCGAGACGCGGAAGATCTTGGCGTACTTGGCGATGGTCCCCAGCACACCGCGACGGCCGGAGGCGCGAGGAGGCCCGGCGTCGAGTTCGGCGTCGGCGGGGTTCCGCAACGGCGGCGCGGTGGTCGTGGTCGCTTCAGGCGGCGTCATGGGCGAGCCGAGCCTCCTCGAACACCTTGGCGATGACTTCTTCGAGCGGCGGGTCTTCGACGCTGACGTCGGCGATGGCGTGCCGATTGAGCATCGCGCCCAGCACCTCGGCCACGCGCGCCCGCTCGATCTTGACGTCGGCGAACGGCCCCTCGCAGCGGACGACCTCGCCGTACCGCCCCAGGTCGTCGGGGGCGTCCTCCTCGAACTGGAGCCGGACCAGCTTGGACTCGCTGAACCGCTCGACGATCTTGGCCAGCGGGCCGTCGTAGACGATGCTTCCCTGCGTGATCACGATCACCCGGTCGCAGAGCGCCTCAACGTCGCGCATGTAGTGGCTGGTCAGGAGCATGGTCACGCCGCGCTTCTCGTGGTAGTCGCGCAGGCACTTCTGGATCGCCGCCTGGGCGACGACGTCGAGGCCGATGGTCGGCTCGTCGAGCAGCAGCAGCTTGGGGCCGTGCAATAGCGCGGCGATCAGCTCCATCTTCATCCGCTCGCCCAGCGACAGCTCGCGGACGGCCTGGCGGGTCAGCTTCTCGACGCCGAGCAGGTCGATCAGCTCGGCGAGCGTCTTGTCGAACTCGGCCTGGGGGATCGAGTAGATCTCGCGGTGGAGCTGGAAGCTGTCGCCGGCGGGGAGGTCCCACCAGAGCTGGTTCTTCTGGCCCATGACGAGCGCGAACTGGCGGCGGAACGCGTCGGCCCGCTGCCAGGGGACGTAGCCGAGCACGCTCGCCTCGCCCGAGGTCGGATAGACCAGGCCCGAGAGCATCTTCAGCGTGGTCGTCTTGCCCGCGCCGTTGGGGCCGAGGAACGCGACCATCTCGCCCGGCTCGATCTTGAAATCGATCCGATCGACGGCCTTGACCTCCTTGTATTCGCGGCGGTACAGGCCGCGAAGGGCGCCGGCGAGCCCTTCCTTCTTCTGGAAGACGCGGTAGGTCTTCGTCAGGCCGGCGACCTCGATGATCGGCATGGGACGCGACGTCCTCCTCGGTTCAGCGGCTCGCATCGACTCAAATGTCGATGTCTTTGGCCGTGTAGGCTTCTTCCATGATGAATTTGAAACGCGCCTCGGGCTCTTTGCCCATCAGGTCGCAGACGGTCCGCTCGGTGTAAGAGCGATCCTCCTCGGGGACCACGACGCGGAGCAGGCGACGGCTCGTCGGGTCGAGCGTGGTTTCGAACAGCAGCTTCGCGGGCATCTCGCCGAGGCCCTTGAAGCGGGTGATGTTCGGCTTGGCGTTCGACGGCAGCTTGCCGAGAATCCGATCGCGGTGCGCGTCGTCCGACGCCCAGAACGTCTCCTTGCCCCAGGAGATCTTGAACAGCGGCGGGCACGCCAGGTAGATCCGGCCCTCGGCGAACAGGCTGGGGACGTGGCGGTAGAAGAAGGTCAGCAGCAAGGTCGCGATATGGTGGCCGTCGCTGTCGGCGTCGGTCAGCAGCACGATCTTGCCGTAGCGGAGCCGGGCGGGGTCGTACTGGTCGTCCATCCCGCAGCCCATGGCGCTGATCAGGTCGGTCAGCTCCTTGTTGTCGAGCACCTTGGCCTTCCCGGCCTGCTCGGCGTTGAGCACCTTGCCGCGCAACGGCAGGATCGCCTGGATGTCGCGGTCGCGGCCCTGCTTGGCCGACCCGCCGGCGCTGTCGCCCTCGACGATGAACAGTTCCGACTCCTCGGGGTCGGTGCTGTCGCAGTCGGCCAGCTTGCCCGGCAGGTTGAGCCGGCCGCTGATCGCCGTCTTGCGGCGGACCTGCGACGCCGCCGCCCGGCTGGCCTCGCGCGCCTTGGCCGCCTGGATCACCCGCGCGGCGATCGCGTCGCCGACGCTCTTGTTCTTGAGCAAGAAGTTTTCGAGGCTCGGCCGGACCATCGATTCGACCTGCGCCCGCGCCTCGGGGTTGTTCAGGCGCCCTTTCGTCTGCCCCTGGAACTGGGGCTCGTGGAGGCAGACCGCCAGGACCGCCGTGAGCCCCTCGCGGACGTCCTCGCGCTTGATCTCGGTCCCCTTCTTGACCAGGTCGTGGGTCTCCATGAATCGCTGAACGGCGGTCCCCACGGCGCTCAGCATGCCCATCTCGTGGGTGCCGCCGTCGCGGGTCGGGATCGTGTTGACGAACGACCGGACGTCCTCGTCGGTCGCCTCGGTCCAGCTCAACGCGAGGTAGCAGCGGAGGTCGTCATCCTCACGCTCCAGGACGAACGGCAAGGGGGCGACCCGGACGTCCTCGCGCTGGCGGTTGACCGCTTCGAGGAAGTCGGCCACCCCGCCGTCGTGGCGGAACTCGACGCTCGTCTTGTTCTTCTGATCGACGAACTGAATGACCAGCCCCTTGTTGAGGTAGGTCTTCACTTCGAGCCGCTCGGCGATCATCGCGACGTCGTAGTCGAGCGTCTGGAAGATCTCCGGGTCGGGCGTGTAGGTGATGGTCGTGCCAGTCCCGCGCGACGGCTCGCCTTCCTCGACGGGTCCTTGCGGCTTGCCGCGCTTGTAGTGCTGGACGTACGTCTTGCCATCGCGGCGGACCTCGGCGGTCAGGCTCTTGCTGAGCGCGTTCACCACGCTGGCGCCGACGCCGTGCAAACCGCCGGCCACCTTGTAGGCGTCGTTGTCGAACTTGCCGCCGGCGTGCAGGGTGGTGAAGATCACCTCAAGGGCGCTCTTGCCGGTCTGCGGGTGCTTGTCGACGGGGATGCCGCGGCCGTTGTCAGCGACCGACATCGTCTTGCCGTCGGCGTGTAGGGTGACGACGA contains:
- the pstB gene encoding phosphate ABC transporter ATP-binding protein PstB, which codes for MSLSEPRLEQRPADLSKAAPASAPGLDPVVLSTRDLQVWYGSSLALKQISIDIPRNKITALIGPSGCGKSTLLRCFNRMNDLINGARMAGDIRFDGDLISGPGIDAVSLRRRIGMVFQKPNPFPKSIYNNIAWGARINGYRGDMDELVERSLRRAALWEEVKNKIHRSGMELSGGQQQRLCIARTLAVEPEVILMDEPCSALDPISTARVEDLMDDLKTDYTIVIVTHNMQQARRVSDLTACLMLDETAVDGHRTGILAEFSPTDLLFTNPKDKRTEAYITGRIG
- a CDS encoding glycosyltransferase family 25 protein, with the translated sequence MVISDYFAKTYIINLPARSDRRRETNAMLKRVGLATGSGGIEYFPATRPDSAGDFASIGTRGCFLSHLGALKKARDEGAANVLLMEDDLEIDPKFSNLTDAFVSTLRKEPWGFVYFGHRLTDVPPSPGGELLIPYRGPIVTAHFVGINGTVLPRLIDFLDTVLGRPGGHPDGGPMHVDGAYSTFRQQNPDVLTLVAQPSLGWQRSSKSDITTAWFDSVPGLNVLSGLARIMKGKGRKLDATK
- a CDS encoding M20 metallopeptidase family protein, which gives rise to MTDWRNAVDSWIDSHADELRSLRRHLHSHPEPSREEFQTIRFLASRLEAEGVPYELTPSRRGILAGALEADGRPLAAFRADVDALRITDAKDVEYRSRQDGVMHACGHDAHATMALGATLALWRCREILPSPLAWRALFQPAEEVGEGAFEMVAAGAMEGVGAILALHVDPERPTGRVGYRVGPLTAFCHELQVTIRGAGGHAARPHQACDPIIAASQFVSSVYQLVPRSVDARDPTVVTFGSIQGGTSGNVVPEEVVLRGTIRTLSRASSQRVAERIQQIAEGVATATETSFAVSLGNSTDGVVNDPGVTGTCLRAAGEVLGPANLEEIPLPSMGGEDFAGYLTQAPGCLLRLGVAEEGKTRHHLHSPHFDIDERALTLGAKILAHGAILTAEALADA
- a CDS encoding winged helix-turn-helix domain-containing protein, giving the protein MPKPKILIIEDERSLVEVLTYNLEREGYEVFVANDGQEGLRQAQLKLPDLIVLDLMLPLKPGLEVCRDLRGGARTKDIPIIMVTARAEESDELVGFATGADDYVAKPYSMKVLIQRIKKELRRSQSQDEAPTAAQIVSQGVVIDRHSHRALYRGQELPLTPTEFRLLEVLLRQTGRAFTRYELMDAAIGEDAIVLERTIDVHIKSLRKKLGEAGELIETVRGVGYRFHEPRLVEA
- a CDS encoding carbon storage regulator, whose protein sequence is MLVLTRKLMEKLYIGDNICVTVVRLEGGQVRLGIEAPLDIAVVRAELVPERRLERPRPTARIAEEAGRSDVRLPPVAARETDIRRRERFR
- the trxB gene encoding thioredoxin-disulfide reductase, whose amino-acid sequence is MSEAHSAVIIIGSGSAGLTAALYASRANLAPLVFEGKEPGGQLTLTTSVDNFPGFPEGVEGPELMELMRKQAQRFGAVTKWETVFEVDLSKRPFQVRTTDDPSGDPTSGDVRTYTADSVIVATGASARWLGLEGPYKGNGVTTCATCDGALYKGKEIAVVGGGDSAVEEATFLTRFSPKVTLIHRREDLRASKIMQDRLEKNPKIEYALNSVVEEILGEKDGNLSVLKGVRLRSTKDNSKRDLPISGLFLAIGHVPNSAIFKNQLAMTPEGYLLTRSALAWKDVEAPAGLLDSLPNYGTATNIEGVFACGDVVDTHYRQAITAAGSGCAAAMDCEKWLETQGE
- a CDS encoding sensor histidine kinase produces the protein MFYVAGVLISAMAVAVVAIGWRRARTLGEIARGLEMLAEGRRSRQLLARPGGSLGKLVRVFNASSLEVHERLTRFEEDRQQLRVVLGAMAEAVVAVDARRRLLFANASADALFGLDATSVGRLAPELIRSPQVQNAVEATLRLAHPNAYQGELSLPGRDAPLRGPARVLAVRGTPLPGHPPSGAVLVFHDVTDLRRLERMRQDFVANASHELKTPLASIKAYAETLLDWALNDDAVNRRFLERIDEQVDRLNVLILDMLSLARLESSQAFFEHGPLSLIPVIERCVEAHRDRAAAGGLALVFDAGSLDGDVLILADEEAIRQIFDNLIDNAIKYTAEDGEVKLVCSLAPTAVVVEVSDTGIGIPRDDLPRIFERFYRVDKARSRELGGTGLGLAIVKHLVSSLRGQITVTSRPGVGTRFTVQLPRAFVPAPRALDA